In Nitrosarchaeum sp., the sequence TTCTCCTATGTTATTCCAATATTGTAATGCCATCTTTATTGCAATTTCCATTGCTGAAGATCCGTTGTCAGAATAAAACACCCTGTGCATCCCTGGAGATATTCTTATCAAATTTTCTGCTAGTTTCTCTGCAGGTTCATTTGTTAGGTTAAACATTGAAGAGTGTTGAAGTTTTTTACATTGTCTAGCTATTACATTGGTTAATTCAGGTTTTGAGTGACCCCAAACATTACACCACATTGATCCAACCGCATCAAAATAATTATTTCCATCAGAATCAATTAGATACATCCCTTTGGATTTTACAATTTCGTTAAATGAATCCCATTCTTTCATCTGCGTATTAGGATGCCAGACAAAGCTTTTCTTTTTCAAACGATTTCTGTAATTAATTTGAACTTAATAATTAAACTATGATGCCATGAATTATGTTTCTTAAATACAGAAAACCATGAATAGAATTTTTAATGAGATTTTGATAATTCTGACTTTTGATGTCTTTTACTAATTATTGCTATTTAGATTCTTCATTATTTTCATTTTGTTCTGCATTGTTTGCTTTATCTCTGACTTTTTTCATAATGCAGTACTTGCTTAGACTGTTTAGTAATCCCATGATGTTTTTACTGTGTGTCCAAACTTAAAGTTTTGTCATAAATATTTGGAACCAATTTATGCATGTTTTTTGTTGTGTCATGCGTATATTTTTAAAATTTATTTAATTATTTTTGTGCCTATATATGTGTCCGATTGCATATTTCCTATATGAAAAAGATCTGTTAGTGTGGGAAATAGGTAGATGACATATAGTTTAATTTTCTAACAAATATGATAATGATAATCATTAAAGTTCATTTCTTGCGTCGCTTCTTTACAAGTCAAAAATCTGATGTTACTGTAAGTCCTTTTGAGAACTGTTGTCTTTTGGATTTTCTGGAAGTGTTATTGTAAAAATTGTTGGAGGTGATGTCACAGTAATCGTCCCGCCATGTGCCTCAATGATCGACTTTACACTTGCCAGCCCAAGTCCAGTTCCTTGCTGTTTTGTAGTAAATAATGGCTCAAATATTTTTTCTATGTTCTCTTTTGGTATGCCCTCTCCAGAATCTTCAAATTCTATGAGTAGATTGTTTTTTTCACTTTTTGCTCGTATGGTTATGCTTCCGTCATTTTGACCAATTGCATCGACTGAATTTGATAATAGATTTCCAAACGCAGCTTCTAACTGGATTTTACTTGCCATCAACGAAAAATCATGTTTTGGTAATATGACTTTGATGTTTTTTGGAACATTTACGTTTGTAATGGATTCATGTAACATTTGTAAAAGTGAAACTAGTTTTAGATCAAGAGGGATAGTCTTAACAAAACCTAGAACCTGATTTATTTGATGATTGATTCTATATATTGCATCATTAAGAATTGGAATATATTCATCTAATTTTGGATCCAGCTTTTTGTTAATTCTTGATTCAATGGAATCCACTGTGAGCTTGATCAGACCAAGCGGATTTCTCAAGTCATGAGATATTCTTGAAGTCAGCTCCCCAATAGTGGAAAGTTTTTCTTTTTTTATCAGGTCATTTTGAGCCTGAATTATCAATCTTGTTTGATTTTTTGTCTTTTCAAATAATATTACTACTAACAATATGATAATTCCAATTACAGTGATCAATATTGGAAGTACAACATCAAAAAAATAATAAAGCGATTTTGCAGATTTGGCGCCATTTACCAGAATTGACTCCGAGTAATCAGTTGTGTGCTTACCTCCCAATTCAACTTGAGCGCCTCGTACTCCATTATCTACAAAATAGTCGTCCCACTCTTTAGAAAAAGTTACAACCATGCCAGTTACCGGTTCAACTGACACCATGCATTTTCCATCAGAGAGTATCTTTTTTGATGGAAATTGTGGAAAAGCAGAAGATACATCGGTACCAGTATATCTGCATGAAAAGTCATACACTTCAAGATCATCTATCTTGTTTGTTTTTTCAAAAACAAATGTTGTAGATGTAAATATCATTGGATGAAAGAATTCATAGTTTTGTTTTTGTACGTTTGGTGGAAAAGCAAAATACTCGTTTGACTGCGCGTGTTTTCGAGTATTTCTATCAACAAAAAAAGTCTGGTCATTGTTAAAAACCACATTGTTTGTTGTCGGGTCTATTCCAACAATGGTTGCCTTGATTTCCAATATGTCATTGTTAACATCTATCACATACTGTCGTAGAGTTTCTCGAATCAAAAATGTGTCTGATAGTTCGCCATCAATGCTTTCAAGTATACGATCTTCCCCCTCGTGTTCTGAGATCAATTCATAAGTTAAAGGAAGTTTTTTTATTTCATATACTGACAGTTCGTATATTCCAATAACTGATATAATAATTAAAAATCCTATGACCAGTTTTGACTTGTAACTGAAATTCATACAGTTTTTAGCAAGTCTTGCTTATAAAAAATGAATCCACCCTTGTCTTGCTGGTGACAAACTCTTGTTTATATAATAATACAAATGGCTACATTTATGATCAATTGCATTGTAATTGATGATGACTATAACATCGCAAAGGTGTTTTCAGATATTTTAGAACTTATGGGATTAAACATTTTAGCGTGCGGATATGACGGCAAAGAGGCAGCTGAACTATATGAAAAGCATTGTCCTGACCTTATCTTTACAGACATAATGATGCCAGAATATGACGGATTTTACGGCATTGAAAAAATTAAAAAATTTGATCCTGATGCTAAGATTGTTGTAATAACTGCAGATGTCTCATATGAAACTTATCGGAAACTAGAAGACCTTAATGTTACAGCAATAATTTGCAAGCCCTTTGATCAAAGTGAGATAAAAAAAGTGTTAATGGAAAAATACAAAATCCATACACGATGACACGATTTTAGAAAATCTCATAATGGGCTCTAGAATCTGATAAAATCATATGTCATTGCTTCACATTGTTTGTTCCATAAAGGAAGTACTCATACCTGATAATCTCCGTTATTTTATAATATAAAAAATCAAAACATTTCTTATTGGCCATGTTTTCTATATTTATGACTCAAAAGGGATTGAAGTTGATTTTGCATAATCCTATATTTTTGAGTATTTTATTTTTTATGGCTCTATCTGTTGGACTGATTTATGCTGAACCTGTTTTTGATTTTAATTTTGGCAGCTCAGGTACTGGAAATGGTCAATTCAAGGCACCTGAAGATGTGGCACTTGACGCATCAGGTAACATCTATGTTGCAGATACAAACAACAATAGAATTCAAAAGTTTGATTCATCTGGTACATACTTGTCACAATTTGGCAGCTCAGGTAACAAAAATGGACAATTTAGATCACCTGAAGATGTGGCACTTGACGCATCAGGTAACATCTATGTTGCAGATACAAACAATCACAGAATTCAAATGATCTAATGTACCCTGAAATCAGAACAAACTACCCGTACATATCGCCATGTGATGTTCAGGGAATAATTGGATTGTATGATGGTAAACAGAAAAGTGAAATTATCTGTCAATAAAAACATGCTTTTGGTAAAATTTACGTGTATCCAACTTTGCGTATGTTTCAATCGACTCACCCAATTGCTTGTTCATTCAAAATAATCAACCGATGATTCAAAAACAGATGCATTGGATTGAGGCCTAAGTTATTGAAACAAGTGTCTTGTGCCTATCTCTGAGATTATGCATTTTATCGTGTCTTTCGATGTTTTTCAATCGAGTGTGTCATTCATGATTTGCCTCCAAAAAAATACTGATTTTTAAATTGCCTTATTCTAATTCACTAATTGTACTCAATATTGATTATTTTCATTAAAAATTCTTGAAATAGGCCGGTTCATATAGTAACAAAATTAAACTATATTGATCTTATTTTTGGTTCAACAAATTATCAATACTGACACCACATGTGGTCGTTGTGGAAAAAAGGGAATGCTGACAGACAATGTAACTGGAGAAAGATTTTGCGGAAAATGTGGATATGTAATTACCGAAGTACTGTCAGATTCTGGTCCTGAATGGAGATCATTTTCAAAAGAAGGTGGAGCAGATCCTACTAGAACTGGCGCACCTACATCACTTACTATTCATGACAGGGGACTTGCAACAATTATCAATCCAATAAACAGAGACTCTTCTGGAAAACCGTTATCATCATCGATGAAGAGCACCATTGAACGTTTACGTACATGGGATAGTCGAAGTAAGGTTCACGAATCTGCTGACAGAAATCTCAGACAAGCATTAAGTGAACTATCTAGATTAAAGGACAAACTCTCACTTTCTGATGCTGTAATTGAAAAAGCTGCTTACATTTACAGAAAAGCATTAGAGAAAGGATTGGTGAGGGGACGTTCGATCTCAGCCCTGATTGCTTCTGCACTTTATGCAGCATGCAGGGATACAGAAACTCCTAGAACTCTAAAAGATGTTTCTGATGCAGGAAATATCAAGAAAAAAGACATTGCAAGATGCTATCGATTGTTACATCGTGAGCTAGATCTAAAGATGCCAGTAGTTGACCCAATCCAATGTGTTGCAAGAATTGCAAGCAAGCTTGGAATTTCAGAAAAGACAAAACGTTTTGCTGTCAAAGTTCTAAAAACAGCACAAGAGCATGAAGAATCTGCAGGAAAAGATCCGATGGGGCTTGCTGCAGCTGCACTATACCTATCATGCGTAAATAACTGTGAAAATATGACTCAACGCGATATTGCCGAAGCTGCAAGTGTAACTGAGGTAACAATAAGAAATAGATACAAGGGTTTAAGATTAGACCAAACTGATCTATGATATAGAGTAGAAAATATGACAGAAACAAAACCAGTAATAGCAATAGTTAATGTCGTAGCCTCTGCAACAATTGACCAAAAACTAGACCTTGTAGATATTACAAAAAAATTTCCAGACGTGGAATATCATCCAGAACAATTTCCAGGAGCCGTCTTTAGACTCAAAAACCCAAAAACAGCAACACTTCTCTTTAGTTCTGGCAAGATGGTCTGTACTGGTGCAAAGTCACAAGAGTTGGCCGAAGATGCAGTGTCCAAAGTCGTTGAAATATTGAGAAAGGGTAAAATCAAAATTAAAAATGATGCTACAGTTACAATACAAAATATTGTTTCATCAATTAATCTTGGGGGAAGAGTAAATCTGGAACAAGCTGCAAGAACATTACCTAGAAGCATGTATGAACCAGAACAATTTCCAGGATTGATTCATAGAATGCTTGATCCAAAAACTGTGATTCTGATTTTTGCTTCAGGTAAATTAGTCTGCGTCGGTGCTAAACTTGAAAAAGACATACACCGTTCTGTCAACCAAATTCACAGCATGCTTGAAGAGAAAAATTTAATGGTTTATTCATAATTGACTAGACTATTGCCAGAATCTCTTTTTATCACAGGAACCGATACTGATGTAGGCAAAACATATGTTGCTGCAGGTCTTGCTGTCGCACTTCGTAAGATGGGAATAGATGTTGGTGTGATGAAGCCGTTTGCAGCTGGAGTTCCTCAAAGAAAGGGATTCAAATCTGAAGATGTGGAGATTTTAGCTACTGCAGCTCAAGTAACTGATCCTGAATTGCTTTTGAATCCACAGTTTTTTCCAATAATGGCATCGCCTTATACAGCATTAAAAAATTTAAAAATTAAACCAAACATTCAACTAATCTTAAAACAATTTAAAAAATTATCAAAACTACATTCAATGCTGCTTGTTGAAGGGATGGGAGGAATAATGACCCCTATACTTCAGAACTATTTTGTCACAGATTTGATAAAAGATATGAAATTACCCACAATTATTGTCACTAGGACAAGAGTTGGCGCCATCAATCACGCAATAATGACCTGTAAGATGTGTGAAAAATACAAAATTCCAATCAAAGGAATCATAATAAACAATTTTGATGTTGATGGGTATCGTGTTAAGGAATTAAAACGCGATTTGGAAAATTTAACTCGTGTATCTGTATTGGGCTCTGTTCCGTTCATTGATGATATGAGTGACCATTCTCTTTATAGAATATTTAAAAAAAATATTGACCTTGAGTCATTACTAAATTAAATTTCAGATGCGTAGTATTTTGAATTTGTTTTGTCCTTGAACATTTGCAAACTGTCCAATGTCTACAATTATTTTTAAAAATGATGGGTTCTTCTTTTCAATTATGTATGTGTTATTTTGAGAATCTATTTTCTTTGAAAGCACCAACCAAATATTTTTGTTGTTTGGTTGTATTTTTCTTAGACTGTCAAGTTTTTGCTTGATTTCGTTGATATCCATTGTTTTTGGTATGTAAATTATTAGAGCTTTACCTGGATCATTTTCTAGCGTTTTTAAATTTGGTATTACGATGTCTATCTTGACACCTTTGTGTTCTATCTTTCTTTGACTTGGAATCAATGCGTTTGTCAATAGATAATGCAGTAGTCCTGTCGCAAATATCGCTATGCTCTCTTCTTTTTCTCCCATCAAAATTACTCTGTCAAAACAATTTTCTAAAACATCATTGATCAATTCAGGAAATTTTGATTGTGATGCTAACTCTTGAATTTTTTTAGATTCTAAATATTCAAACAGATACTCTTTGATTGGATTTGACTCTTCGGACATTTGTTTATTCGTTGAATATGTATCGTCTTTCGCCCCTTGATTCTGTCGTGGTGTTGACATCTACTAAGATGAACTCTCTTTTTGTACGAAGTATTGACTCTTCTGGGGAAAGCTTGTTTTCATGTAGTGTCTCATACTCATCTAATGTGAGTCTTCGCCTTGGTGCAAGCTCTGCTTCCAAGTTCATGTTTTTAACAATTTCTTCGTATTGTGGTTGAACTGTGCCGCTAAACACCATGGCACTACTTCCACTACCATATGACCCAAATCCGAAACGTTTTCCATTCAAATCAATTCCCTTTTGATATTCAAATTCAAGACAACTTCTAAATCCCAAATACAATGATGCAGTATAGAGATTTCCAATCATCTTTGATGCCACCAATGAGCTTGCCAATTTTGCTTCATAGATTTCTTGAAACTCTCGTGTTTTTGTAAATGCTTTTGTAAACTCGTGATCTTTTGCCATGAACTCTTCATCTCCTAATACTGATTCAATTGTTCCACGTGGATCTTTTGGAATTGGCTCTTGTATCCCTATCTCTTGGATTATTTTTTTCCATCTTGGAAGTTGGCGCCATTCATGTCTTACCAAATATGCAAGAGCTTTTTTGCCCATGTTGCTGTATGGCAAGTGCATGTTAAGATAATCCATATGATCTAAAATTGTCTCTCCTGGTTCTAACTTCATAAGTCCTGATGATATTGCTTTTTTCTTGTAAGTTTCAAGTGCCTTTCTTACCTGAATCATGTACAGAAGATTGGAATATTGACCATGTACTATTGGTGTCTCTTTTCCAAATGGTCTGTAAAAATCGTATTCATCTTTAATTGATGTGGCTGTTACTTTAGGATCAAATGACAATAATCTTGGTTCGTCATTGAGTAGCATCACAACTGCTCCAGCTCCTTGTGTCATTTCACCACTAGAACCCATATCGTATTTTGCAATGTCTGAAACAACTACCAGTGCATGCTTTCCTTCTGCTTCTCCTGCTCTAATCCAATTTGTATTATCATAAAGTGCATACGACCCGCTTACACAAGCAAATTTTGTTTCTACTCCGCCACAATGCTCAAACGCTCCTTGACCATAAACCTGCTCTAACATGCCAATGACATAAGAGTTCATTGCTTTTGATTCGTCAAATGAAGATTCCGTGGACACATACAGTCTTCCAATATCTTCTGGCGAAAGCTTGTTTTTTTGCATAATTTGTAAGCATGCATTTGCTGCAAGACATGCAGGGTCTTGGTTTGTATCAACTATTGCCATTTGAGATACTCCCAATCCTTTCTGGAGTTTTTCAGGGTCTAGACCTCTGGCTTTTGCAAAATCTGCTGCATCTATGTATAGCCGTGGTATGTAAATTGCAATATCGTCTATTCCAGCTGCCATGTAGCTTGCCTCCTTCTGTACTCATATAAGGATATTGAGCTAATTCTATCTTACTAATTAGGGAATTTTTACAAATTTTTATATACTTTTTACAAATTGATCGATGATTTTTCTATTTTTCCAACTCTGAATTGAAAATTCTCTCAAAAACATCATATGGTTGAGCTCCACCAATCTTTGTCACCTTGTTGTCTGGTCCAATGACAAAAAATGCAGGAGTTCCAGTTAATCCCAGGTCTTTAGCGTCCTGATTACTATTTGCAATAATTTCAGTATGTTTTGACTCTATCATGCATTTGGAGAACATATCAATATCTAATCCAACATCTCTTGCAAACCCAAGCAGGTTTTCAGATGATGCCCATCCATTATTCTCGCCATTCCAATTGTTGTATAATGTATCATGATACTCCCAATACATCTCTTGTTCATCAGCGCAATGAGCTGCATGAGCTGCAGAGACTGAATCTGGACC encodes:
- a CDS encoding TFIIB-type zinc ribbon-containing protein gives rise to the protein MVQQIINTDTTCGRCGKKGMLTDNVTGERFCGKCGYVITEVLSDSGPEWRSFSKEGGADPTRTGAPTSLTIHDRGLATIINPINRDSSGKPLSSSMKSTIERLRTWDSRSKVHESADRNLRQALSELSRLKDKLSLSDAVIEKAAYIYRKALEKGLVRGRSISALIASALYAACRDTETPRTLKDVSDAGNIKKKDIARCYRLLHRELDLKMPVVDPIQCVARIASKLGISEKTKRFAVKVLKTAQEHEESAGKDPMGLAAAALYLSCVNNCENMTQRDIAEAASVTEVTIRNRYKGLRLDQTDL
- a CDS encoding porin PorA family protein; the encoded protein is MNFSYKSKLVIGFLIIISVIGIYELSVYEIKKLPLTYELISEHEGEDRILESIDGELSDTFLIRETLRQYVIDVNNDILEIKATIVGIDPTTNNVVFNNDQTFFVDRNTRKHAQSNEYFAFPPNVQKQNYEFFHPMIFTSTTFVFEKTNKIDDLEVYDFSCRYTGTDVSSAFPQFPSKKILSDGKCMVSVEPVTGMVVTFSKEWDDYFVDNGVRGAQVELGGKHTTDYSESILVNGAKSAKSLYYFFDVVLPILITVIGIIILLVVILFEKTKNQTRLIIQAQNDLIKKEKLSTIGELTSRISHDLRNPLGLIKLTVDSIESRINKKLDPKLDEYIPILNDAIYRINHQINQVLGFVKTIPLDLKLVSLLQMLHESITNVNVPKNIKVILPKHDFSLMASKIQLEAAFGNLLSNSVDAIGQNDGSITIRAKSEKNNLLIEFEDSGEGIPKENIEKIFEPLFTTKQQGTGLGLASVKSIIEAHGGTITVTSPPTIFTITLPENPKDNSSQKDLQ
- a CDS encoding hydroxymethylglutaryl-CoA synthase; translated protein: MAAGIDDIAIYIPRLYIDAADFAKARGLDPEKLQKGLGVSQMAIVDTNQDPACLAANACLQIMQKNKLSPEDIGRLYVSTESSFDESKAMNSYVIGMLEQVYGQGAFEHCGGVETKFACVSGSYALYDNTNWIRAGEAEGKHALVVVSDIAKYDMGSSGEMTQGAGAVVMLLNDEPRLLSFDPKVTATSIKDEYDFYRPFGKETPIVHGQYSNLLYMIQVRKALETYKKKAISSGLMKLEPGETILDHMDYLNMHLPYSNMGKKALAYLVRHEWRQLPRWKKIIQEIGIQEPIPKDPRGTIESVLGDEEFMAKDHEFTKAFTKTREFQEIYEAKLASSLVASKMIGNLYTASLYLGFRSCLEFEYQKGIDLNGKRFGFGSYGSGSSAMVFSGTVQPQYEEIVKNMNLEAELAPRRRLTLDEYETLHENKLSPEESILRTKREFILVDVNTTTESRGERRYIFNE
- a CDS encoding response regulator; translation: MINCIVIDDDYNIAKVFSDILELMGLNILACGYDGKEAAELYEKHCPDLIFTDIMMPEYDGFYGIEKIKKFDPDAKIVVITADVSYETYRKLEDLNVTAIICKPFDQSEIKKVLMEKYKIHTR
- a CDS encoding 6-bladed beta-propeller produces the protein MALSVGLIYAEPVFDFNFGSSGTGNGQFKAPEDVALDASGNIYVADTNNNRIQKFDSSGTYLSQFGSSGNKNGQFRSPEDVALDASGNIYVADTNNHRIQMI
- a CDS encoding DsbA family protein, which produces MIHVPSLAIGAGIASMVIIAMFLAFNLSNNESELEIAPTPVIEESGPAQITSATFFENGSPVLGNPNAPVTLIEFGDYQCFYCNQFFHKTEPKLFKNYVETGKVKVIFKDYTIIGPDSVSAAHAAHCADEQEMYWEYHDTLYNNWNGENNGWASSENLLGFARDVGLDIDMFSKCMIESKHTEIIANSNQDAKDLGLTGTPAFFVIGPDNKVTKIGGAQPYDVFERIFNSELEK
- a CDS encoding TATA-box-binding protein; amino-acid sequence: MTETKPVIAIVNVVASATIDQKLDLVDITKKFPDVEYHPEQFPGAVFRLKNPKTATLLFSSGKMVCTGAKSQELAEDAVSKVVEILRKGKIKIKNDATVTIQNIVSSINLGGRVNLEQAARTLPRSMYEPEQFPGLIHRMLDPKTVILIFASGKLVCVGAKLEKDIHRSVNQIHSMLEEKNLMVYS
- the bioD gene encoding dethiobiotin synthase, which produces MPESLFITGTDTDVGKTYVAAGLAVALRKMGIDVGVMKPFAAGVPQRKGFKSEDVEILATAAQVTDPELLLNPQFFPIMASPYTALKNLKIKPNIQLILKQFKKLSKLHSMLLVEGMGGIMTPILQNYFVTDLIKDMKLPTIIVTRTRVGAINHAIMTCKMCEKYKIPIKGIIINNFDVDGYRVKELKRDLENLTRVSVLGSVPFIDDMSDHSLYRIFKKNIDLESLLN